The stretch of DNA ATTGTGGATTATGTATTTGGAAATCATACCATAATACAATAAAAAACAATACAGTTAATGGAAAACCGTTGGTTTATTTAGAAAATGAAAAAGATAAAGTAATAGACAATGCAGGTCAGTTATAGCCATAAATTGTAAAAATATAACTTTAAGAGATATGTCAATAAATAATGTAAGTTTTGGTATTGAATTTTGGAATGTATCTAACAGTAAAATAACTAATGTAAATGCAAGTAATAATAATTATGGAATTACTCTTGATTTATCATCCAACAATACCATAACTAATGTAACTGTTTGCAATGACCATAATGGAATTTACCTTGATTCATCATCATCCAATATAATCTACCTAAACAACTTCATAAATAACAGTAAGAGAAATATCTACCTAACTAACTTACAAAATAACATATTCCACTCACCATATATAATAAACTACACATACAACGGAAATACATATTGCAATTACTTAGGAAACTACTATTCAGATTACAATGGTACTGATTCAAATGGAGATGGTATTGGAGATACTCCTTATAATCTTGACTACTGTAACAACATTAATGATAATTATCCATTAATAAACAAATTTGAAAACTATAAAATAA from Methanothermococcus okinawensis IH1 encodes:
- a CDS encoding CARDB domain-containing protein is translated as MSINNVSFGIEFWNVSNSKITNVNASNNNYGITLDLSSNNTITNVTVCNDHNGIYLDSSSSNIIYLNNFINNSKRNIYLTNLQNNIFHSPYIINYTYNGNTYCNYLGNYYSDYNGTDSNGDGIGDTPYNLDYCNNINDNYPLINKFENYKINRIINITPRPDLTVTNIRILKPLIVVNNSYIVYATIKNMGMNDASSFNAVLKDNGNIVATKTINSLNANSIETILFNWKPLTIGAHNLTVVVDINNPSK